From the Deinococcus radiophilus genome, one window contains:
- a CDS encoding alpha/beta hydrolase, which translates to MPATADRRTLILTPPPGAVGLIGDPTDWQRRDPIAVQPGQPLRLTLPQNAWMEYAWVDAAGQPFADPEGLPTVNPWFPYARAAEVGEWAEHPLWQGPAPESGTTHRLSWDGTVFPGRRRASVYLPRGVQPCASLPVFYVQDGVAFQRIGRLAEALERAVQSGLARPAALVFVEPADREAEYHLNGDYLTFLTDEVMPRVEGDLADWGTPLRATERGLWGASLSGLISLHLGAAHPDLFSRVVSHSGAFIARPDARTPQGDIDVMTAGEWLRQQLEANPPRHLTVSLDTGLLEWLTAPNRRMAAALMDGGVDHQYREYPGGHNWVTWRQALMEALLFQLQG; encoded by the coding sequence ATGCCAGCCACCGCCGACAGACGCACCCTGATTCTGACTCCTCCACCGGGGGCCGTGGGCCTGATCGGTGATCCCACCGACTGGCAGCGCCGCGACCCCATCGCCGTGCAACCGGGCCAGCCGCTGCGGCTGACCCTGCCGCAGAATGCCTGGATGGAGTACGCCTGGGTAGACGCTGCCGGGCAGCCCTTTGCCGACCCGGAGGGGCTGCCCACCGTGAACCCCTGGTTTCCCTACGCCCGCGCTGCCGAGGTGGGCGAGTGGGCCGAGCATCCGCTATGGCAGGGGCCCGCGCCCGAAAGTGGCACGACCCACCGCCTGAGCTGGGACGGCACGGTGTTCCCCGGACGCCGCCGCGCCAGCGTGTATCTGCCGCGTGGGGTTCAGCCATGTGCGTCCCTGCCCGTCTTTTATGTGCAGGACGGCGTGGCCTTTCAGCGCATCGGGCGGCTGGCGGAGGCGCTGGAACGGGCGGTGCAGTCGGGACTGGCCCGTCCCGCCGCGCTGGTCTTTGTGGAACCCGCCGACCGCGAGGCCGAGTATCACCTGAACGGTGATTATCTGACTTTCCTGACCGACGAGGTCATGCCCCGTGTAGAAGGCGACCTGGCCGACTGGGGCACGCCACTGAGGGCCACAGAGCGCGGATTGTGGGGGGCCAGCCTGAGCGGGCTGATCTCGCTGCACCTGGGCGCGGCGCACCCAGACCTGTTCAGCCGGGTGGTCAGCCACAGTGGAGCGTTCATTGCCCGGCCAGATGCGCGCACGCCGCAGGGTGACATAGATGTGATGACGGCGGGCGAGTGGCTGCGGCAACAACTGGAGGCGAACCCGCCCCGCCACCTGACCGTCAGCCTGGATACGGGGCTGCTGGAGTGGCTGACCGCCCCCAACCGCCGTATGGCTGCGGCGTTGATGGACGGCGGTGTGGACCACCAGTACCGTGAGTACCCCGGCGGACACAACTGGGTCACCTGGCGGCAGGCGCTGATGGAGGCGCTGCTGTTTCAGTTGCAGGGGTAA
- the bshC gene encoding bacillithiol biosynthesis cysteine-adding enzyme BshC codes for MSEVTPADAPAPDSRPQSVAAAYRQGHLNKLFSQAQSSGGPREWVRTLVASGGASHQPTADERSALVAALRDYHAHLGLLTPAAQAALDDLAHPQGRVVVAGQQAGLLTGPAYAVHKAADAVLLARELSTPEAPVRGVFWIASQDHDGEEVAWVSLLDMEERLWREVMELPEGIPVGRIPWQPEWTGALRDLLMRSQAPQPHREAVLARIEAATAPLPDGSTPGWADVFARLMFSLLGDQGLILLDPMFPPLARLMAPTLARELSDPLAGPAQIEAAAQTLLEMGLTPQLRRPAGATNLFLEEEDGQRRLLRVEGETFVTDTQSYHRQELLDLLEHDSTRLTPAAGLRPTVQDALLPNLALILGDGEIGYLAQLSEVYRRHGVTQPVVWPRLSVTWLEPNVARLLRRLGATAAEVQADPAGVLGRALAAERGLSATSQERLRDLSQQWEALGAELAALDPTLQRSSERARRSALRHFSALQTRALAALAREEDTRTGQLRRLTTHLLPHGHPQERELSFMTYLLKHGPVVLALLLTQEAGARVEVEIP; via the coding sequence GTGTCCGAAGTCACGCCCGCCGACGCTCCTGCCCCTGACTCCCGCCCCCAGAGCGTGGCCGCAGCCTACCGCCAGGGCCACCTGAATAAGCTGTTCTCTCAGGCGCAGAGCAGCGGTGGGCCACGGGAATGGGTGCGGACGCTGGTGGCGTCGGGCGGGGCCAGCCATCAGCCCACAGCGGATGAACGCTCGGCACTGGTTGCGGCGCTGCGCGACTACCATGCCCACTTGGGCCTGCTGACGCCCGCTGCCCAGGCGGCCCTGGACGACCTGGCCCATCCCCAGGGCCGGGTGGTGGTGGCCGGACAACAAGCCGGCTTGCTGACTGGTCCCGCCTACGCTGTCCACAAGGCCGCCGACGCCGTGCTGCTGGCCCGTGAACTGAGTACCCCGGAGGCTCCGGTGCGGGGTGTCTTCTGGATTGCCAGTCAGGACCATGACGGCGAAGAAGTGGCCTGGGTCAGCTTGCTGGACATGGAGGAAAGGCTCTGGCGCGAGGTCATGGAACTGCCGGAAGGCATACCGGTGGGCCGTATTCCCTGGCAACCCGAGTGGACCGGGGCGCTGCGTGATCTGCTGATGCGCTCCCAGGCTCCGCAGCCGCACCGGGAGGCGGTGCTGGCCCGCATTGAAGCTGCCACCGCGCCTCTGCCGGACGGGAGCACGCCGGGTTGGGCCGATGTCTTCGCCCGGCTGATGTTCAGTCTGCTGGGCGATCAGGGCCTGATCTTGCTGGACCCTATGTTTCCGCCGCTGGCCCGCCTGATGGCCCCCACGCTGGCCCGTGAGTTGAGTGACCCGCTGGCTGGCCCCGCCCAGATTGAGGCGGCCGCCCAGACGCTGCTGGAGATGGGCCTGACCCCACAGCTTCGCCGGCCGGCCGGGGCAACCAACCTGTTTCTGGAAGAAGAGGACGGCCAGCGGAGGCTGCTGCGCGTGGAAGGGGAGACGTTCGTTACCGACACGCAGAGCTATCACCGCCAGGAGTTGTTGGACCTGCTGGAGCATGATTCCACCCGCCTGACTCCGGCGGCGGGGCTGCGACCCACCGTGCAAGACGCGCTGCTGCCCAACTTGGCCCTGATCCTGGGCGACGGCGAAATCGGGTATCTGGCGCAGCTGAGCGAGGTATACCGGCGGCATGGGGTGACCCAGCCGGTGGTCTGGCCGCGCCTGAGCGTGACCTGGTTGGAACCCAACGTGGCGCGGCTGCTGCGCCGCTTGGGGGCCACCGCCGCCGAGGTGCAGGCTGACCCTGCAGGCGTGCTGGGCCGCGCCCTGGCCGCCGAGCGTGGGCTGAGTGCCACCAGCCAGGAGCGCCTGCGTGACCTGAGCCAGCAGTGGGAGGCGCTGGGCGCAGAACTGGCCGCGCTGGACCCTACCCTGCAGCGCAGCAGCGAACGTGCCCGCCGCTCGGCACTGCGGCACTTCAGCGCCCTGCAGACGCGCGCGCTGGCGGCCCTGGCCCGTGAGGAGGACACCCGCACCGGGCAGCTGCGGCGGCTGACTACGCATCTGCTGCCGCACGGCCATCCCCAGGAGCGCGAGCTGAGCTTCATGACCTATCTGCTCAAGCACGGGCCTGTCGTGCTGGCCCTCTTGCTGACTCAGGAGGCCGGAGCGCGGGTAGAGGTAGAGATTCCGTAG
- a CDS encoding LacI family DNA-binding transcriptional regulator, which yields MTRRRKNGQGRPTIHTVAQVAGVGVGTVSRVLNNHPSVRDDTRERIMAVMADLGYQPSPGRRPAPTDQQLIAVLMEDLYSPWESRILGGIEQVLGSEGYDIAAFPLNVPGRLERALLPSHPSRSAQGVLICSEPMHRLWDPEEPGPPAVRLGSISTKLDYVAIDNWQGGRLAGEYAAGLPGEVVGLWLTEERELPQRAAIRHGFTEAVEQSGRTVRRLGLGLQDHVYRVAEQVLDQVPEQVTIMAHADSIAVALLEVAQARGMPVGQDLRIIGYGDHLEAALYDLTTVHQPLELLAERGTRMLLDRLNEQRSGRPRREQQWQMIEPRLALRGSA from the coding sequence ATGACCCGCCGCCGCAAAAATGGTCAAGGGCGACCGACCATTCACACGGTGGCCCAGGTGGCAGGTGTAGGGGTAGGGACCGTATCGCGCGTGCTGAACAATCACCCCTCGGTGCGTGACGACACCCGGGAGCGGATCATGGCGGTGATGGCCGATCTGGGCTATCAGCCCTCGCCTGGCCGCCGCCCCGCCCCTACCGACCAGCAATTGATCGCCGTCTTGATGGAAGACCTGTACTCTCCCTGGGAAAGCCGGATCCTGGGCGGCATTGAGCAGGTTCTGGGAAGCGAAGGCTACGACATTGCCGCCTTTCCACTGAATGTTCCAGGCCGCCTGGAACGGGCACTTCTGCCCAGCCACCCCAGCCGGAGCGCCCAGGGGGTCCTGATTTGCAGTGAACCGATGCATCGGCTCTGGGACCCGGAGGAGCCGGGGCCACCTGCCGTGCGGCTGGGGTCTATCTCGACCAAGCTGGACTATGTGGCCATAGACAACTGGCAGGGCGGACGGCTGGCCGGCGAGTACGCGGCTGGCCTGCCTGGTGAGGTGGTCGGCCTGTGGCTCACCGAAGAACGTGAACTGCCGCAGCGGGCCGCCATCCGGCATGGCTTTACGGAAGCAGTGGAGCAGTCCGGGCGCACGGTGCGCCGCCTGGGCCTGGGGTTGCAAGACCACGTATACCGCGTGGCCGAACAGGTGCTGGACCAAGTGCCGGAGCAGGTCACGATCATGGCCCACGCCGACAGCATCGCGGTGGCTTTGCTTGAAGTGGCTCAGGCGCGGGGAATGCCAGTAGGTCAGGACCTGAGGATTATCGGCTATGGTGATCACCTGGAGGCGGCCCTGTACGACCTGACCACTGTGCATCAGCCGCTGGAACTGCTGGCCGAGCGCGGCACCCGGATGCTGCTGGACCGCCTGAATGAGCAGCGTTCCGGTCGTCCCCGGCGCGAGCAGCAATGGCAGATGATTGAACCCCGGCTGGCCCTGCGCGGTAGTGCTTGA
- the trhO gene encoding oxygen-dependent tRNA uridine(34) hydroxylase TrhO → MLSHASFAPDFPMTQTSTPSTLNALQSAPAPSGEWVVAALYQFRAVPDAPALHAELKRLCTTLGLCGTLIVAPEGLNGTVAGSRDAITALHTQLLTLGFDRMEYKESRAPAQPFKRMKVRLKKEIVTLGVEVQPRELVGHYLDPEAWNDLLDDPDVVVIDTRNRYEHQAGTFEGALDPQTDSFREFPQWLDEHADQLKGKKVAMFCTGGIRCEKSTSLLLQRGYQDVFHLQGGILRYLEAMPVERSRWQGECFVFDERVTVGHGLQPGQAEMCWSCGWPLKAADRQHPHFERGVSCEHCYGDTTEAQKAAFRERQQWHDEQQGQGRRPEVTP, encoded by the coding sequence ATGCTCTCCCACGCATCCTTCGCCCCGGATTTCCCTATGACCCAGACCTCTACCCCATCCACGTTGAACGCCCTCCAGTCCGCTCCAGCACCGTCTGGCGAATGGGTCGTCGCGGCGCTGTACCAGTTCCGCGCCGTTCCGGACGCACCCGCCTTACACGCTGAGCTCAAACGGCTCTGCACCACTCTGGGCCTGTGCGGCACGCTGATCGTGGCCCCAGAGGGCCTCAACGGTACCGTGGCAGGCAGCCGCGACGCCATCACAGCGCTGCACACGCAGTTGCTGACGCTGGGCTTTGACCGGATGGAGTACAAGGAATCACGCGCCCCCGCACAGCCGTTCAAGCGCATGAAAGTACGGCTGAAAAAGGAAATCGTGACCCTGGGCGTAGAGGTGCAGCCGCGCGAGTTGGTGGGTCACTACCTGGACCCCGAAGCCTGGAACGATCTGCTGGACGACCCAGACGTAGTCGTTATCGATACCCGCAACCGCTACGAACACCAGGCTGGAACCTTTGAAGGTGCCCTGGACCCCCAGACAGACTCCTTCCGCGAGTTTCCGCAGTGGCTAGACGAACACGCGGATCAGCTGAAAGGCAAAAAGGTGGCGATGTTCTGCACCGGGGGCATTCGCTGCGAGAAAAGCACCAGCTTGCTGCTCCAGCGCGGCTACCAGGACGTGTTTCACCTCCAGGGCGGTATTCTGCGTTATCTAGAAGCCATGCCGGTGGAGCGCAGCCGCTGGCAGGGCGAGTGCTTCGTGTTCGATGAGCGGGTGACCGTGGGTCACGGCCTGCAACCTGGGCAGGCCGAAATGTGCTGGTCATGCGGTTGGCCGCTGAAGGCCGCAGACCGCCAGCACCCGCACTTTGAACGGGGCGTGAGCTGTGAGCACTGCTACGGCGACACCACCGAGGCGCAGAAGGCCGCCTTCCGTGAGCGTCAGCAGTGGCACGACGAGCAGCAGGGCCAAGGACGGCGACCTGAGGTGACACCATGA
- a CDS encoding ABC-F family ATP-binding cassette domain-containing protein, translated as MFPFAFCPPHPGPVTPPSSTLIYADSLRLGLGGGDLLAGVSLTLQAGERVALLGRNGAGKTTLLHLLAGRRAPDSGEVWWSAGLRLVLLDQHRDFGPNERVGELLDAAHPYRALEAQAAALVGQLGDPAALERWTALQARLELAQAAAWPARVGRMLAALGLRDLPDLRGREARSLSGGEQTRLALALTLAQEPDLLLLDEPTNHLDVRMREWLEHHLRSLRSGVLLTSHDRDFLDAVSGRSLWLAAGDLTEYPGGYSQARAQRELERRTRSRQVRQQQRESQRLEAAAGQLDRWGRRARPVRSRAGRVSVPGAPLPERQLRMRLLSGDARARLLAWGEHLNVTYGERRVLRDARFKLRQGDRVCVLGANGTGKTTLLRLLAGELRADPGIDAALRLAGGVTLAYLDQTWHGLTPGEGLYAQFERRFGDVAAALLGAAGFGAAHWPLTPEQLSGGERSRAGLALVSGLRSDLLLLDEPTNHLDIEALQALEGAVQAYGGALVIVTHDRRFAREVATRLWVIEGGELREVLGWGRSEYTDPARVLDGDPPPAPPPPSPPQQMFRLERRWLDLQTALDAPSRPSGREEARLRAEAAAVQLDLYAAYAEVYAAEVWDAEAPEPPLRVRGVRFETGGMFWAAGQPDCPHLAWDGHTLRPSDPLPAEYGAALLGGALRLLFERWNVGRVRLGAGGRWLTRREWFGQLGLVGGG; from the coding sequence TTGTTTCCCTTTGCCTTCTGCCCACCACACCCAGGACCTGTTACGCCGCCTAGTTCTACCCTGATTTACGCGGACAGCCTGCGGCTTGGCCTGGGCGGCGGCGACCTGTTGGCTGGCGTGTCGCTGACCCTACAGGCAGGCGAACGGGTGGCCCTGCTGGGCCGCAACGGAGCCGGTAAAACCACGCTGCTGCACCTGCTGGCGGGGCGGCGGGCTCCCGACAGCGGCGAGGTCTGGTGGTCGGCAGGACTGCGGTTGGTCCTGCTGGACCAGCACCGTGACTTTGGCCCGAATGAGCGGGTCGGAGAACTGCTTGATGCGGCGCATCCGTACCGCGCCCTAGAGGCCCAGGCGGCCGCGCTGGTAGGTCAGCTGGGCGACCCTGCCGCCCTGGAGCGCTGGACCGCGTTGCAAGCCCGGCTGGAACTGGCTCAGGCCGCCGCGTGGCCCGCCCGAGTGGGACGGATGTTGGCCGCGCTGGGGCTGCGTGACCTGCCGGACCTGCGCGGGCGTGAGGCACGCAGTCTGTCAGGCGGCGAGCAGACCCGCCTGGCGCTGGCACTGACCCTGGCCCAGGAGCCGGACCTGCTGCTGCTGGACGAACCCACCAATCACCTGGATGTCCGAATGCGCGAGTGGCTTGAACACCATCTGCGTTCGCTGCGCAGCGGTGTGTTGCTCACCAGCCATGACCGCGACTTTTTGGACGCGGTGTCGGGCCGCTCACTGTGGCTGGCGGCAGGCGACCTGACCGAGTATCCCGGTGGCTACAGTCAGGCGCGGGCGCAGCGCGAACTGGAGCGGCGGACCCGCAGCCGTCAGGTGCGGCAGCAGCAGCGGGAATCACAGCGACTGGAGGCCGCCGCCGGGCAACTGGACCGCTGGGGCCGGCGCGCCCGCCCGGTACGTTCGCGGGCAGGACGGGTCAGCGTGCCGGGTGCGCCTCTGCCTGAGCGGCAACTGCGGATGCGGCTGCTGTCCGGCGACGCCCGCGCCCGGCTGCTGGCCTGGGGCGAGCATTTGAATGTGACCTACGGCGAGCGCCGGGTGCTGCGGGACGCCCGCTTCAAGCTGCGCCAGGGGGACCGGGTCTGCGTGCTGGGGGCCAACGGCACCGGCAAGACCACCCTGCTGCGCCTGCTGGCCGGAGAACTGCGCGCAGACCCCGGCATAGACGCGGCGCTGCGGCTGGCGGGCGGCGTCACACTGGCCTATCTGGACCAGACCTGGCACGGCCTGACCCCCGGCGAGGGGCTATACGCGCAGTTCGAACGGCGCTTCGGGGACGTGGCGGCGGCGCTGCTGGGCGCGGCGGGCTTCGGGGCAGCCCACTGGCCGCTCACGCCTGAGCAGCTCTCAGGTGGCGAGCGTTCCCGCGCCGGCCTGGCGCTGGTCAGTGGGCTGCGCTCGGACCTGTTGCTGCTGGACGAACCCACCAATCACCTCGACATTGAGGCGCTGCAGGCCCTGGAAGGCGCGGTGCAGGCTTACGGCGGCGCACTGGTGATCGTGACCCATGACCGCCGCTTTGCCCGCGAGGTGGCGACCCGCCTGTGGGTGATTGAAGGCGGCGAACTGCGTGAAGTTTTGGGCTGGGGCCGGAGCGAATACACCGATCCAGCCCGCGTACTGGACGGCGATCCGCCCCCGGCTCCCCCTCCACCCAGTCCACCGCAGCAGATGTTCCGCCTGGAGCGCCGCTGGCTGGATTTGCAGACGGCGCTGGACGCGCCAAGCCGCCCCAGTGGGCGTGAAGAAGCCCGCCTACGCGCCGAGGCAGCGGCGGTGCAGCTTGACCTCTACGCCGCCTATGCCGAGGTGTATGCGGCAGAGGTCTGGGACGCCGAAGCCCCTGAACCGCCGCTGCGGGTGCGCGGGGTGCGCTTTGAGACGGGCGGGATGTTCTGGGCCGCTGGGCAACCCGACTGCCCCCACCTGGCCTGGGACGGGCACACCCTGCGTCCGTCAGACCCTCTGCCCGCCGAATACGGCGCGGCGCTGCTGGGTGGGGCACTGCGCCTGCTGTTTGAGCGCTGGAACGTGGGCCGGGTACGCCTAGGTGCAGGCGGGCGCTGGCTGACCCGCCGCGAGTGGTTTGGGCAGCTGGGGCTTGTCGGTGGTGGATAG
- a CDS encoding RNA polymerase sigma factor, with the protein MDPQAPQPTDLISAEQHALLLTGDEQAWFELISEYEGRIYGYLYRLEGNSENALDLTQEVFYRAWRSFGAFQAGQRFLPWLYTVARNTQIESHRRKQHARFSLDQAHEEIGYEVPSEAHSPVRAAESADARDRVQRALMGLPDDYREAVVLRFMEDLPYEEIAQIQGVALGTAKSRVYRAKEQLAELLREQVH; encoded by the coding sequence ATGGATCCTCAGGCCCCCCAGCCCACCGACCTGATCAGTGCTGAGCAACATGCCTTGCTGCTGACTGGAGACGAGCAGGCGTGGTTTGAGCTGATCAGCGAATACGAGGGCCGCATCTACGGGTACCTTTACCGTCTGGAAGGCAACAGTGAAAATGCACTGGACCTGACCCAGGAAGTGTTCTACCGCGCATGGCGGTCCTTTGGGGCCTTCCAGGCGGGGCAGCGCTTCTTGCCCTGGCTGTATACGGTGGCCCGCAACACCCAGATCGAGTCACACCGCCGCAAACAGCACGCCCGCTTCAGTCTGGATCAGGCGCACGAGGAAATCGGCTATGAGGTGCCCAGTGAGGCCCACTCCCCAGTCCGGGCCGCCGAGAGTGCCGACGCACGGGACCGCGTACAGCGGGCACTGATGGGACTGCCAGATGACTACCGCGAGGCGGTGGTGCTGCGCTTTATGGAAGACCTGCCCTACGAGGAGATCGCTCAGATTCAGGGCGTGGCACTGGGAACGGCCAAAAGCCGGGTGTACCGCGCCAAGGAGCAGCTGGCCGAGTTGCTGCGGGAGCAGGTGCACTGA
- a CDS encoding peptidase C39 family protein produces the protein MRLLARVFLLVGLSLGLTLPTAHAEVTAYTTPQGQAASTTVLHHTAADWQAGTFNSLRLEGNELVADGERGMYTSPELTVAPFDELIPSWNVQTPSGYAVLKVRVRVSGQWTDWYSFGRWSRDGDRYSLKGQKDAYGEVLTDTLRLKSKADGVQYHLSLIGPGTRASLVALNAADRSRGSLGLGTPGNPARWGQVLNVPQRSQMIYPGGGPVWCSPTSTAMIMAYLGTAVSVPTAAKGTYDRVYDGTGNWPFNTAYAAEQGYRAYITRLPSLATAEEFIARGQPLAVSIAWGRGQLSGAPLPTSTGHLMVLVGFDAKGNPVLNDPAAPSDSAVRRTYDRAQFEKLWLGHSGGLSYVIERR, from the coding sequence ATGCGCCTTCTTGCCCGCGTTTTTCTGTTGGTCGGCCTGTCTCTGGGGCTGACGCTGCCGACCGCCCATGCCGAAGTGACCGCCTACACCACGCCGCAGGGCCAGGCCGCCAGTACCACCGTGCTACACCACACTGCCGCCGACTGGCAAGCAGGCACCTTCAACTCACTGCGGCTGGAAGGCAACGAGCTGGTAGCAGACGGTGAACGCGGGATGTATACCAGCCCCGAACTGACAGTGGCTCCCTTCGACGAGCTGATTCCCAGTTGGAATGTACAGACCCCCAGCGGCTACGCGGTACTGAAAGTTCGCGTGCGGGTCAGCGGCCAGTGGACCGACTGGTATTCCTTCGGGCGCTGGAGCCGTGACGGAGACCGCTACTCCCTCAAGGGTCAGAAAGACGCTTACGGCGAAGTCCTGACCGATACCCTGCGCCTGAAGTCCAAGGCCGACGGTGTGCAGTACCACCTGTCATTGATTGGGCCAGGCACGCGGGCCAGTCTGGTCGCCCTGAATGCTGCCGACCGTTCACGCGGTAGTCTGGGCTTGGGCACGCCCGGCAACCCAGCCCGCTGGGGGCAGGTGCTGAACGTTCCGCAGCGCTCACAGATGATCTACCCAGGCGGCGGCCCGGTGTGGTGCAGCCCCACCAGTACCGCCATGATCATGGCCTACCTGGGCACGGCGGTTTCGGTGCCCACTGCTGCCAAGGGCACCTATGACCGTGTGTACGACGGCACCGGCAACTGGCCTTTCAACACGGCCTACGCCGCCGAGCAGGGCTACCGCGCCTATATCACCCGTCTACCCAGCCTGGCCACCGCCGAGGAATTCATCGCCCGGGGGCAGCCACTGGCCGTCAGCATCGCCTGGGGGCGCGGACAGCTGTCCGGAGCGCCCCTGCCGACCAGCACCGGACACCTGATGGTCTTGGTCGGCTTTGACGCCAAGGGCAACCCGGTACTGAACGACCCGGCCGCGCCCAGCGACTCCGCCGTGCGCCGCACCTACGACCGTGCACAATTCGAAAAACTCTGGCTGGGCCACAGCGGCGGCCTGAGCTACGTGATTGAGCGGCGCTGA
- a CDS encoding ribonuclease HI, giving the protein MNHAYVDASWREEQADQGRGGWGLVLLGSGELPLRMGGQLSAPDNNAAEMRAVLEAVRSAPPGEPLSIYSDNWAVLNSLSKGRGTPSLWSLREEVLALVLERGITLRMKYVPRHRRHMRSAHDLANAARLGQHTGPLTHDAAEVSLELREGSQLARVALRRPGERVTAEVPLDPLDPLPPSAQALLAAVSLGTQGETLRIRRVSKLARALWENPQRTLLPAAQAELIQAREQAEGLGVVVEFE; this is encoded by the coding sequence ATGAACCACGCCTATGTGGACGCCAGCTGGCGTGAGGAGCAGGCAGATCAGGGGCGCGGTGGCTGGGGTCTGGTGCTGCTGGGCAGCGGAGAGTTGCCGCTCCGGATGGGCGGCCAGCTGAGTGCCCCCGACAACAATGCCGCCGAGATGCGGGCGGTCTTAGAAGCGGTCCGCAGCGCCCCGCCGGGCGAGCCGCTGAGCATCTATTCCGACAACTGGGCGGTGCTGAACTCTCTGTCCAAGGGGCGTGGGACACCGTCGCTGTGGTCACTGCGTGAAGAGGTGCTGGCGCTGGTGCTGGAACGCGGCATCACCCTGAGGATGAAATACGTGCCGCGCCACCGCCGTCACATGCGCTCGGCCCACGATCTGGCAAACGCGGCGCGGCTGGGGCAGCACACCGGGCCACTGACGCACGACGCGGCCGAGGTCAGCCTGGAATTACGCGAAGGCAGCCAGCTGGCCCGCGTGGCCCTGCGCCGCCCTGGTGAGCGCGTTACCGCCGAGGTGCCGCTGGACCCGCTGGACCCGCTGCCGCCCTCAGCTCAGGCGCTGCTGGCGGCGGTCAGTCTGGGCACTCAGGGCGAAACCCTGCGCATCCGCCGCGTTTCCAAACTGGCCCGCGCCCTGTGGGAGAATCCTCAGCGCACCTTGCTGCCTGCCGCTCAGGCTGAACTGATTCAGGCCAGGGAACAGGCCGAGGGACTGGGGGTGGTGGTGGAGTTCGAGTAG
- a CDS encoding Crp/Fnr family transcriptional regulator yields MTPSAFASLPDSVLDHLRAAARTGRWGRGGLLFHPDDPADTLYLITRGSVRVYSLGGGAREVTLVVHLEGELVGVQALQEGQVYGRYAECADDTEALMFSRETLGRLRRESPEVGQALTEQIVAQTAELQARLAGLVFYEVSQRLALTLLHFAERQGGWDGAGPFALQDRLSHQELAHIVGSTRETITKLLGEFRNRGLLDLGYRRIVLTDRSGLLEATHEPLR; encoded by the coding sequence ATGACCCCTTCTGCTTTCGCGTCCCTGCCGGATTCGGTCCTGGACCATTTGCGGGCAGCGGCCCGAACCGGGCGCTGGGGACGGGGCGGGCTGCTGTTTCATCCTGACGACCCAGCCGATACGCTGTACCTGATCACACGCGGCAGTGTGCGGGTGTACTCGCTGGGCGGCGGTGCACGTGAAGTCACGCTGGTCGTCCATCTCGAAGGTGAATTGGTGGGTGTCCAGGCGTTGCAAGAAGGCCAAGTCTATGGCCGCTACGCCGAGTGTGCCGATGACACCGAAGCGTTGATGTTCAGCCGCGAGACCTTGGGTCGCCTGCGCCGTGAATCACCAGAAGTCGGGCAGGCACTGACCGAGCAGATTGTGGCGCAAACAGCTGAGTTGCAAGCCCGTCTGGCGGGGCTGGTCTTTTATGAGGTGTCACAGCGTCTGGCGCTGACCTTGCTGCACTTCGCCGAGCGCCAAGGTGGATGGGACGGCGCTGGGCCGTTCGCCTTGCAAGACCGACTCTCACATCAGGAGTTGGCGCACATCGTGGGCAGTACCCGTGAAACCATCACCAAGCTGCTGGGCGAGTTCCGCAACCGGGGCCTGTTGGACCTGGGCTACCGCCGCATTGTCCTGACTGACCGGAGCGGCCTGCTGGAAGCGACCCACGAACCACTGCGTTAA